A region of Rhodanobacteraceae bacterium DNA encodes the following proteins:
- the pdeM gene encoding ligase-associated DNA damage response endonuclease PdeM: MTEADSVQLRWNGERLQLLPERALLLPDHAALVIADWHLGKSEIFRRAGIAVPDGGTEADLSRLDQLIAHFRPSQLLVLGDLVHGAVRADSPWLSRLKAWRRRHPQLALRAVVGNHDRHIQALPLDECLPALQIGSLRCVHESSATAASPELAGHLHPVMRLSGVGMRERVPVFWLRPRSLILPSFGGFTGGHPIQPGAGDQVYAALPQAVIAIRR; the protein is encoded by the coding sequence GTGACTGAAGCCGACAGCGTGCAGCTGCGCTGGAACGGAGAGCGGCTGCAACTGCTGCCCGAGCGGGCCTTGCTGCTCCCCGATCATGCCGCCCTGGTCATTGCCGACTGGCATCTGGGCAAGAGCGAGATCTTCCGCCGTGCCGGCATCGCTGTACCGGATGGCGGCACTGAAGCTGATCTGTCGCGGCTGGACCAGCTGATCGCGCACTTTCGCCCGTCGCAGCTGCTGGTGCTGGGCGATCTGGTGCACGGCGCGGTCAGGGCGGATTCGCCCTGGTTGAGCCGGCTGAAAGCCTGGCGTCGGCGCCATCCGCAACTGGCGCTGCGCGCGGTCGTCGGCAATCACGACCGGCACATCCAGGCACTGCCTCTGGACGAATGCTTGCCGGCGCTGCAGATCGGCAGCCTGAGGTGCGTCCATGAAAGCTCAGCGACCGCCGCTTCGCCAGAGCTGGCCGGTCATCTGCACCCGGTGATGCGCCTGAGCGGCGTCGGCATGCGCGAGCGCGTGCCGGTGTTCTGGCTGCGGCCAAGGAGCCTGATCCTTCCCTCCTTCGGTGGCTTCACCGGCGGCCACCCGATTCAACCCGGCGCCGGCGATCAGGTGTATGCAGCCCTGCCGCAGGCGGTGATTGCGATCCGGCGCTGA
- a CDS encoding deoxyribodipyrimidine photo-lyase: MSTALVWFRRDLRVADNPALCAAVAAGHTPIPVYIHAPHEEQPWEPGAASRWWLHHSLQALDGELKALGSALVLRVGDSAVEIDRLIEQTGARAVYWNRLYDPALVRRDASIKEGLRGRGIEAHSHAACLIAEPWEVKNGSGEPYRVFTPFWRKLKTCLPLPEPLPAPSTLPAHGVSGVEIDSLALLPRIDWDQGFYGVWSPGSEGALEQLDEFAIGALENYAQGRDRPDRPGTSRLSPALHFGEISPRQVADRLLRKASPAQRELAEPYLRELGWRDFGHHLLYHFPHTTEQPLQTGFADFDWAEVDLAQLSAWQRGRTGIPIIDAGMRQLWNTGWMHNRVRMIVASFLTKNLRYHWLHGARWFWDTLVDADLAANTQGWQWTAGSGADAAPYFRIFNPITQGERFDPLGSYVRKYVPELAHLPAEHIHQPWNVGGVRGYPKPIVDLKRSREAALAAYSELRKGR; this comes from the coding sequence ATGTCCACGGCACTGGTCTGGTTCAGACGTGATTTGCGGGTCGCCGACAATCCGGCCCTGTGCGCCGCGGTGGCGGCCGGGCATACGCCGATTCCGGTCTACATCCACGCCCCGCACGAAGAGCAGCCTTGGGAGCCGGGCGCGGCTTCCCGTTGGTGGCTTCATCACAGCCTGCAGGCTCTGGATGGCGAGCTGAAGGCGCTGGGCAGCGCTTTGGTGCTGCGCGTTGGCGACAGCGCCGTCGAGATCGATCGGTTGATCGAACAGACCGGCGCCCGCGCCGTCTACTGGAATCGCTTGTACGACCCGGCACTGGTGCGTCGCGATGCCAGCATCAAGGAGGGCTTGCGCGGCCGCGGCATCGAAGCTCACAGCCACGCCGCATGCCTGATCGCCGAGCCCTGGGAAGTCAAGAACGGCAGCGGTGAGCCCTATCGGGTGTTCACCCCCTTCTGGCGCAAGCTCAAGACCTGTCTGCCGTTGCCGGAACCGCTGCCCGCACCGTCCACCTTGCCCGCACACGGGGTGTCTGGAGTCGAAATCGACAGCCTTGCCTTGTTGCCGCGTATCGATTGGGATCAGGGCTTCTACGGGGTCTGGTCGCCGGGGAGCGAGGGCGCTCTGGAGCAACTCGACGAGTTTGCCATCGGCGCGTTGGAAAACTACGCCCAGGGACGTGACCGCCCGGATCGACCGGGCACCTCAAGGCTGTCGCCAGCGCTGCATTTTGGCGAGATCAGCCCGCGTCAGGTGGCCGATCGCTTGCTGCGCAAGGCCTCGCCGGCCCAGCGGGAACTGGCGGAGCCCTATCTGCGTGAACTGGGCTGGCGTGATTTCGGCCATCACCTGCTGTACCACTTTCCACACACGACCGAGCAACCGCTGCAGACAGGCTTTGCCGATTTCGACTGGGCCGAGGTCGATCTGGCACAGCTCAGTGCCTGGCAGCGTGGACGCACCGGTATTCCGATCATCGACGCCGGCATGCGCCAGCTCTGGAATACTGGATGGATGCACAACCGGGTGCGCATGATCGTGGCCTCGTTCCTGACCAAGAATCTGCGCTACCACTGGCTGCATGGCGCCCGCTGGTTCTGGGACACGCTGGTCGATGCCGATCTCGCGGCCAACACCCAGGGTTGGCAATGGACCGCCGGCAGCGGTGCCGATGCCGCACCGTACTTCCGCATCTTCAATCCGATCACCCAGGGCGAGCGCTTCGACCCCTTGGGCAGCTACGTGCGCAAATACGTGCCGGAACTGGCGCATCTGCCGGCCGAACACATTCATCAACCCTGGAACGTCGGCGGCGTGCGCGGTTATCCCAAGCCCATCGTCGATCTCAAACGCAGCCGCGAGGCGGCGCTGGCGGCATACAGCGAGCTGCGCAAGGGGAGATGA
- a CDS encoding SDR family oxidoreductase, whose amino-acid sequence MKFALITGASGGVARALASRLRESGWKLVLVSRDVTLLDPADGDVLVQADVSTPGGAEAAFALAAERAGIVPDALINCAGNTLIAPLGRVTAEALRGCMAANVDTAFFSVQAYTKALAAARKTGDIVLFSSVVAGLGVSNHAGIAMAKGAIEALVRSVAADFSHLGIRINAVAPGLMRSPMTERMLVNERSQQNIAAQYPLGHYGDAADGAAVAAWLLSSDARWITGEVIHMDGGFSAVRPLVRNAGA is encoded by the coding sequence ATGAAGTTCGCACTGATCACCGGTGCCAGCGGCGGCGTGGCTCGGGCACTGGCAAGCCGGCTGCGCGAATCCGGTTGGAAACTGGTGCTGGTCAGTCGCGATGTGACGCTGCTGGATCCGGCGGATGGTGATGTGCTGGTTCAGGCCGACGTGTCCACGCCCGGGGGCGCCGAAGCCGCTTTTGCATTGGCGGCCGAACGCGCCGGAATCGTGCCCGATGCCCTGATCAACTGTGCCGGCAACACCCTGATCGCACCTCTGGGTCGGGTCACCGCCGAGGCCCTGCGCGGCTGCATGGCGGCCAATGTCGATACCGCCTTCTTCAGCGTGCAGGCCTACACCAAGGCGCTGGCCGCGGCCAGGAAGACGGGCGACATCGTGCTGTTCAGCTCGGTGGTCGCCGGACTTGGCGTCAGCAATCATGCCGGGATTGCCATGGCCAAGGGCGCCATTGAGGCCCTGGTCCGGTCGGTGGCGGCGGACTTCTCGCATCTGGGCATCCGCATCAACGCCGTGGCCCCGGGATTGATGCGCTCGCCGATGACCGAGCGGATGCTGGTCAACGAGCGCAGCCAGCAGAACATCGCGGCGCAATATCCCCTGGGGCATTATGGCGATGCGGCCGACGGCGCTGCGGTAGCCGCCTGGTTGCTGAGCAGCGATGCACGCTGGATCACCGGTGAGGTCATTCACATGGACGGAGGCTTCAGCGCGGTGCGTCCCCTGGTTCGAAACGCAGGCGCCTGA
- a CDS encoding GNAT family N-acetyltransferase: MTVRDAIQIRVGTLADGEAVARLLVTMGYPVELKSAEERMRELVAQSDDNLVLVATVGIVVAGVVAGHLIPMLQQEQPLGRITALAVDEDQRGLGVGKRLLAAAERWFADRGASRIEVTSAEHREQAHEFFRKAGFREQRLRLIKNRH, encoded by the coding sequence ATGACGGTACGCGATGCCATCCAGATTCGCGTGGGTACGCTCGCCGATGGCGAGGCCGTGGCTCGGCTGCTGGTGACCATGGGCTATCCGGTGGAGCTCAAGTCGGCCGAAGAGCGCATGCGCGAGCTGGTGGCGCAATCGGATGACAATCTGGTGCTGGTGGCGACCGTGGGCATCGTGGTGGCCGGTGTGGTCGCCGGTCATCTGATCCCGATGCTGCAGCAGGAACAACCGCTGGGCCGGATCACCGCGTTGGCGGTCGATGAGGACCAGCGTGGCCTGGGCGTCGGCAAGCGCCTGCTGGCTGCGGCCGAACGTTGGTTTGCCGATCGTGGCGCCAGCCGCATCGAAGTCACCAGCGCCGAGCATCGCGAGCAGGCCCACGAATTCTTCCGCAAGGCTGGATTTCGGGAGCAGCGCCTGCGACTGATCAAGAATCGGCACTGA
- the corA gene encoding magnesium/cobalt transporter CorA: MDELKSPADTLPLPTAVSATDQGRKPVVNCVAYARSGQRLRDTTLDEISDILAEADTFIWLGLHEPDEALLLKIQEEFGLHDLAIEDAQHAHQRPKIEVYDDTLFIVVHTSQFVGGKVQFGETHIFLGKRFLITVRHGASLSYARARASCEQTPEMLALGPSFGLYAVLDFIVDNYFPIVSSFEAELKELEQRIFNDRFDRDTIEHLYYLKRELVTLRLAVTPMHDILNQLKRFFPGLIHEEVRLYFRDVFDHAVRMSEATSTLGEMISAALQVNLAMVSVGQNEVTKRLAGWAAILAIPTTVGAIYGMNFKYMPELDWHYGYVTVVGVTVLMCIALYVRLKKAEWL; the protein is encoded by the coding sequence ATGGACGAGCTCAAGTCGCCTGCCGACACGCTGCCCCTGCCGACGGCCGTCTCAGCCACCGATCAGGGTCGCAAGCCGGTGGTCAACTGCGTGGCCTATGCCCGCAGTGGCCAGCGCCTGCGCGACACCACGCTGGACGAGATCAGTGACATCCTGGCCGAGGCCGACACCTTCATCTGGCTGGGTCTGCATGAGCCTGACGAGGCGCTGCTGCTGAAGATCCAGGAGGAGTTCGGCCTGCACGATCTGGCCATCGAAGATGCCCAGCACGCGCATCAGCGGCCGAAGATCGAGGTCTACGATGACACTCTGTTCATCGTCGTCCATACCTCGCAGTTCGTCGGCGGCAAGGTACAGTTCGGCGAGACCCACATCTTCCTCGGCAAGCGCTTTCTGATCACCGTGCGCCATGGCGCCTCACTCAGTTATGCCCGCGCCCGCGCCAGCTGCGAACAGACACCGGAAATGCTGGCACTGGGCCCCAGCTTCGGGCTCTATGCGGTACTCGATTTCATCGTCGACAACTACTTCCCGATCGTCAGCAGTTTCGAGGCGGAGCTGAAGGAACTGGAGCAGCGCATCTTCAACGACCGCTTCGACCGCGACACCATCGAACATCTGTATTACCTCAAGCGCGAGCTGGTAACCCTGCGGCTGGCGGTCACGCCCATGCACGACATCCTCAACCAGCTCAAGCGCTTCTTCCCGGGCTTGATCCACGAGGAGGTGCGACTGTATTTCCGTGACGTCTTCGATCACGCCGTGCGCATGAGCGAGGCCACCAGCACCTTGGGGGAGATGATTTCGGCAGCGCTGCAGGTCAATCTGGCCATGGTCTCGGTGGGCCAGAACGAAGTCACCAAGCGACTGGCCGGCTGGGCTGCCATCCTTGCCATTCCGACCACGGTCGGTGCGATCTACGGCATGAATTTCAAGTACATGCCCGAACTCGACTGGCACTACGGCTATGTCACGGTGGTAGGCGTCACCGTGCTGATGTGCATAGCCTTGTATGTACGACTGAAGAAGGCGGAATGGCTATGA
- a CDS encoding DUF4105 domain-containing protein, producing MIHLGWRALTLLWLCLVAFASAAQSAPSGIPDATGEDGFAAPPPLQVYLLTVEPGELYWQRFGHNAILLRDPDGGRSISYNFGYFDFAQQDFLLRFVRGRMLYQAVALDGDADIAGYLEDGRRVWLQELRLEPEAVAKLAAYLAEQVRPENRDYRYDYYTINCSTRVRDALDLALGGALKKATEHRSHGWTWRRFTRAYAQGVPWLYLGTDLALGQPVDQPLSIWDEGFIPGELKRQIRDLKLADGQPLLLSEQVLPAGADSADIWPLAPDWRAPFAAMGIVLAGLLLALSRLSEMYPWGRVALALSGTGLSLVLGAAGLVLAGLWLGTDHAAAYRNENLLLLSPSWWLTLPAWMQLLWREQVAGRIAQLARIGAWIALGTVLFAILSKVFRSFDQSNIEWLLLLSPLVLVLRLVLVRRCVA from the coding sequence ATGATCCATCTTGGCTGGCGGGCGCTGACACTGCTCTGGCTGTGTCTGGTGGCTTTCGCGTCAGCGGCGCAATCAGCGCCGTCCGGCATCCCTGACGCTACCGGTGAGGACGGCTTTGCGGCGCCGCCGCCTCTGCAGGTGTACCTGCTGACCGTGGAGCCGGGCGAACTTTACTGGCAGCGCTTCGGTCACAACGCGATCTTGTTGCGGGATCCGGACGGCGGTCGCAGCATCAGCTACAACTTCGGCTATTTCGATTTTGCCCAGCAGGATTTCCTGCTGCGCTTCGTTCGTGGCCGCATGCTCTACCAGGCGGTGGCGCTGGATGGCGATGCCGATATCGCCGGATACCTCGAGGATGGGCGGCGGGTCTGGTTGCAGGAATTGCGATTGGAGCCCGAAGCCGTGGCCAAGCTCGCCGCTTATCTGGCCGAGCAGGTGCGCCCGGAGAACCGCGACTATCGCTACGACTACTACACCATCAACTGTTCCACGCGGGTACGCGACGCGCTCGACCTTGCCTTGGGTGGCGCGCTCAAGAAAGCCACCGAGCACCGCTCCCACGGCTGGACCTGGCGGCGTTTCACCCGCGCCTATGCGCAGGGCGTACCCTGGCTCTATCTGGGCACCGATCTGGCGCTGGGACAGCCGGTCGATCAGCCGCTATCGATCTGGGACGAGGGCTTCATCCCGGGTGAGCTCAAGCGCCAGATCCGGGATCTGAAACTGGCCGACGGGCAGCCGCTATTGCTCAGCGAGCAGGTCTTGCCGGCCGGCGCCGACAGCGCTGACATCTGGCCGCTGGCACCGGACTGGCGCGCGCCCTTTGCCGCCATGGGTATCGTGCTGGCAGGCCTGCTGCTGGCGCTGTCGCGTCTCTCGGAAATGTATCCCTGGGGCCGCGTGGCTCTGGCTCTGTCGGGCACCGGACTGTCACTGGTGCTGGGCGCTGCAGGCCTGGTGCTGGCCGGTCTCTGGCTGGGCACCGACCACGCCGCGGCTTACCGCAACGAGAACCTGCTGCTGCTCTCGCCCAGCTGGTGGCTGACGCTACCGGCTTGGATGCAGCTGCTGTGGCGTGAGCAGGTGGCGGGGCGCATCGCGCAGCTGGCGCGGATCGGTGCCTGGATTGCGCTCGGCACGGTGCTGTTCGCAATCCTGTCCAAGGTGTTCCGCAGCTTTGACCAGTCCAATATCGAGTGGTTACTGCTGCTGTCGCCGCTGGTGCTGGTGCTGCGTCTGGTGCTGGTGCGTCGCTGCGTGGCGTAG
- a CDS encoding CBS domain-containing protein, with product MNEDSPSSSGSAQRSWLERLGQAFSGEPRNREELIEELRHARDNGLVDADTLAMLEGALSVSDKQVEDVMVPRAQMVWLDVDASLEDVLRIVTESGHSRFPVHGEDKDDVLGLLLAKDLLRHYSKGESEFELRKVLRPMTLIPESKKLNLLLKEFRLNRTHMAVVVDEYGGVAGLITIEDVLEEIVGEIDDEHDAEDKPVVLINALPDGLYAVQALTPVEDFNEHFSVEFDTESADTVGGLVTHAFGHLPTTGETVEIGGFQFEVAKADDRRVHLLKVRPGLSG from the coding sequence ATGAACGAAGATTCCCCTAGTAGCAGCGGTTCCGCGCAGCGCTCCTGGCTGGAGCGACTGGGTCAAGCCTTCTCAGGCGAGCCGCGGAACCGCGAAGAACTGATCGAAGAACTGCGTCACGCCCGCGATAACGGGCTGGTCGATGCCGACACCCTGGCCATGCTCGAAGGTGCGCTCAGCGTGTCCGACAAACAGGTGGAAGACGTCATGGTGCCGCGCGCCCAGATGGTCTGGCTGGATGTCGATGCCTCGCTGGAAGACGTGCTGCGGATCGTCACCGAGTCGGGCCACTCGCGCTTTCCGGTGCATGGCGAAGACAAGGATGACGTACTCGGGCTGCTCCTGGCCAAGGATCTGCTGCGTCACTATTCCAAGGGCGAGAGCGAATTCGAGCTGCGCAAGGTGCTGCGGCCGATGACGCTGATCCCGGAGTCGAAAAAGCTCAATCTCCTGCTCAAGGAATTCCGGCTCAACCGCACGCATATGGCGGTCGTGGTCGACGAGTACGGCGGCGTGGCCGGTCTGATCACCATCGAGGATGTGCTGGAGGAAATCGTCGGCGAGATTGACGATGAGCACGATGCCGAGGACAAGCCGGTGGTGCTGATCAATGCCTTGCCCGACGGCCTGTATGCGGTGCAGGCACTGACCCCGGTGGAAGATTTCAACGAACACTTCTCGGTGGAGTTCGACACCGAGTCGGCCGACACCGTCGGCGGTCTGGTGACCCACGCATTTGGCCATCTGCCGACGACCGGCGAAACCGTCGAGATTGGCGGCTTTCAGTTCGAAGTTGCCAAGGCAGACGACCGCCGCGTTCATCTGCTGAAGGTGCGTCCGGGACTGAGCGGATGA
- a CDS encoding DUF3313 family protein — MSLLTLLLSACASAPKLEQSGFSSPVELSPVRADSHARVNRFLQPSLLAAARSVAPPAVLPGADLADPAISAEQSALVANRAARDLCRRLSSYFLIVTGEHAADLSIELQPIGMRATGRGAAGFSALAGIVVPGPFRLPAGLGGLAMAARITAADGQPVLVETWSRGANAVTDNPQISSIGDAYQLAGTYARELARVLVAAGFDPDSPRPRLAQDQIKAGRALCQERFGAASVAGRGAAWLLPLAPEAIDEGAATASGVSIGDEAEDE; from the coding sequence TTGTCCCTTCTCACCCTGCTGCTGAGTGCCTGCGCCAGCGCCCCGAAGCTGGAGCAATCCGGCTTCTCGTCGCCGGTCGAGCTGAGTCCCGTGCGCGCGGACAGCCACGCCCGCGTCAATCGCTTTCTGCAGCCCTCGCTGTTGGCGGCAGCTCGCAGCGTCGCTCCTCCAGCGGTCCTGCCGGGCGCAGATCTCGCCGACCCGGCAATCAGCGCCGAGCAGAGCGCGCTGGTGGCAAACCGTGCTGCCCGTGATCTGTGCCGGCGCTTGTCCAGCTATTTCCTGATCGTCACGGGTGAGCACGCGGCCGATCTGAGCATAGAGCTGCAGCCCATCGGCATGCGCGCGACCGGTCGCGGCGCTGCCGGATTTTCGGCGCTGGCCGGTATTGTCGTTCCCGGCCCATTCCGTTTGCCGGCGGGCCTTGGTGGTCTGGCGATGGCGGCGCGGATCACGGCGGCCGACGGGCAGCCGGTGCTGGTCGAGACCTGGTCGCGCGGTGCCAACGCCGTGACCGACAATCCTCAGATCAGCTCCATCGGCGATGCCTACCAGCTCGCCGGGACTTACGCCCGGGAACTGGCACGAGTGCTGGTCGCCGCTGGATTCGACCCGGATTCGCCCAGGCCGCGACTCGCTCAGGATCAGATCAAGGCTGGCCGGGCGCTGTGCCAGGAGCGCTTTGGCGCGGCCAGTGTGGCGGGCCGGGGTGCGGCCTGGTTGTTGCCGCTGGCACCGGAAGCCATCGACGAGGGTGCGGCCACGGCGTCGGGGGTGTCGATTGGTGACGAAGCTGAAGATGAGTGA
- a CDS encoding enoyl-CoA hydratase/isomerase family protein, translating into MTYANLLIQDQDAVRTITINRPDKLNALNQATLLELRQAFGEARADASVRVVVLTGAGPKAFVAGADISELAEQSAVGAREFSLVGQRMMREVETLGKPVIARLNGFTLGGGMELAMCCHLRIAAEQVKLGQPEINLGIIPGFGGTQRLTRLTGRAAALELCLLGTPISAERAFQLGIVNRVVPAAELDAEVAKVASQLAKAAPIALRGILDAVIHGADMALDQGLNYESQGFAVTASTEDMHEGTRAFLEKRAPEFKGR; encoded by the coding sequence ATGACCTATGCCAATCTGCTGATCCAGGATCAGGATGCGGTACGCACCATCACCATCAACCGCCCGGACAAGCTGAATGCGCTGAACCAGGCCACCCTGCTGGAATTGCGGCAGGCCTTCGGCGAAGCCCGCGCCGACGCCAGCGTGCGGGTGGTGGTACTGACCGGGGCCGGGCCAAAGGCCTTTGTGGCCGGTGCCGACATCTCGGAACTGGCCGAACAGAGTGCGGTGGGCGCGCGCGAGTTCTCGCTGGTCGGCCAGCGCATGATGCGCGAGGTGGAAACCCTGGGTAAGCCGGTCATTGCCCGCCTCAATGGCTTCACGCTGGGCGGCGGCATGGAACTCGCCATGTGCTGCCATCTGCGCATTGCCGCCGAGCAGGTCAAGCTCGGTCAGCCGGAAATCAACCTCGGCATCATTCCCGGCTTCGGCGGCACGCAAAGGCTGACGCGCCTCACCGGGCGCGCGGCGGCGCTGGAACTGTGCCTGCTCGGTACGCCGATCTCAGCCGAACGTGCTTTCCAGCTGGGCATCGTCAATCGCGTGGTCCCGGCCGCAGAACTGGACGCCGAAGTGGCCAAAGTGGCGAGCCAGCTGGCCAAGGCTGCGCCCATCGCCCTGCGCGGCATTCTTGATGCCGTCATCCACGGTGCCGACATGGCGCTGGATCAGGGACTGAATTACGAAAGCCAGGGCTTTGCGGTGACCGCGTCCACCGAAGACATGCACGAGGGCACACGCGCCTTTCTGGAAAAGCGTGCGCCTGAGTTCAAGGGCCGCTGA
- a CDS encoding ABC transporter ATP-binding protein, translating to MPLIEARELVRRFDERVAVDRVSFTLEAGRVLALLGPNGAGKTTTMRVLAGLLAPSEGSAVVCGHALGQRDQDNDAIRARCGVVPEAPGFYERLSAADNLRFFGGLHGLERRDIEARVSAGLERFNLQDRGKDRVGTYSKGMKQRLSLARALLHQPQLLFLDEPTAGLDPRATAELHALIRDLRTQGCGIVLSTHSLEEAESLADEILVIDTRTLFYGHPQDLQPRKQLEIQIRMLGELPDDLVWPSGCKLLGADTGLARFELTDPKRETPALIAALVKAEVPILAVEPVRRGLRERYLELLNR from the coding sequence ATGCCATTGATCGAAGCCAGGGAGCTGGTGCGGCGCTTTGACGAGCGCGTCGCCGTGGACCGTGTGTCCTTCACCCTCGAAGCCGGGCGGGTACTGGCCCTGCTCGGGCCCAACGGTGCAGGCAAGACCACGACGATGCGAGTGCTGGCCGGACTCTTGGCGCCGAGCGAGGGCAGCGCTGTGGTTTGCGGTCACGCCCTGGGCCAGCGCGACCAGGACAATGACGCCATCCGCGCCCGCTGCGGCGTGGTCCCCGAGGCACCCGGTTTCTACGAGCGCCTGAGCGCTGCCGACAATCTGCGCTTCTTCGGCGGTCTGCACGGACTTGAACGGCGCGATATCGAAGCCCGAGTCAGCGCCGGGCTTGAACGATTCAACCTGCAGGATCGCGGCAAGGATCGGGTCGGCACCTATTCCAAGGGCATGAAGCAGCGGCTCAGTCTGGCCCGGGCGCTGCTGCACCAACCGCAACTGCTGTTTCTGGATGAACCCACGGCCGGACTGGACCCGCGGGCCACCGCCGAATTGCATGCGTTGATCCGGGATCTGCGCACCCAGGGCTGCGGCATCGTGCTCAGCACCCATTCGCTGGAAGAGGCCGAATCGCTGGCAGACGAGATTCTGGTGATCGATACCCGTACGCTGTTCTACGGCCACCCACAGGATCTGCAACCGCGAAAGCAGCTGGAAATCCAGATCCGCATGCTGGGCGAGTTGCCTGATGATCTGGTCTGGCCCTCGGGCTGCAAGCTGCTGGGAGCCGACACCGGCCTGGCGCGATTCGAACTGACCGATCCCAAGCGCGAGACACCGGCCCTGATTGCGGCACTGGTCAAGGCCGAGGTGCCGATCCTGGCGGTCGAACCGGTGCGCCGCGGCTTGCGTGAACGCTATCTGGAGTTGCTGAACCGATGA
- a CDS encoding ABC transporter permease subunit — protein MNTAANALRWMLWREFLDQRQNRMLWPVYLIMPLIGAALPALLALGSAAMLAGKAPIKPEMQAMVNAVRMLASANGTDLELAAATLLLRMSAGYFLLMPLAIVSIAGAYAIVGEKQQRTLEPVLATPMSTNHFLLAKMLAVAVPATLMSWIAALVGAVASVVSFYWANGVLVWPDIFYWLAVLVLAPEIGAMTALVCLRVSARMQDPQAANQVTALILVPLLLLLFSVIGPVLVLDLRALLGACVGGLALTLGLFYWVRRGFNREEILCRWR, from the coding sequence ATGAACACCGCGGCCAATGCCCTGCGCTGGATGCTCTGGCGTGAATTCCTGGACCAGCGCCAGAACCGAATGCTGTGGCCGGTGTACCTGATCATGCCCCTGATCGGTGCCGCCCTGCCGGCGTTGTTGGCACTGGGCAGCGCCGCCATGCTGGCCGGCAAGGCGCCAATCAAGCCGGAAATGCAGGCCATGGTGAATGCGGTGCGCATGCTGGCCTCGGCCAATGGCACCGATCTGGAACTGGCCGCCGCGACCCTGCTGCTGCGCATGTCGGCCGGCTATTTTCTGCTGATGCCGCTGGCCATCGTCTCGATCGCCGGCGCCTATGCCATCGTCGGCGAGAAACAGCAGCGCACCCTGGAGCCGGTGCTGGCCACGCCGATGTCGACCAATCATTTCCTGCTGGCCAAGATGCTGGCCGTCGCCGTGCCGGCCACGCTGATGTCATGGATTGCCGCGCTGGTCGGCGCTGTGGCCTCAGTCGTGAGTTTCTACTGGGCCAACGGCGTGCTGGTGTGGCCGGACATCTTCTACTGGCTGGCGGTGCTGGTGCTGGCGCCGGAGATCGGCGCCATGACCGCGCTGGTGTGTCTGCGGGTGTCGGCGCGCATGCAGGATCCACAGGCCGCCAACCAGGTCACGGCACTGATCCTGGTGCCGCTGCTGCTGCTCCTGTTCTCCGTGATCGGCCCGGTGCTGGTGCTCGATTTGCGCGCGCTGCTCGGCGCCTGCGTAGGTGGGCTGGCGCTGACCCTGGGGCTGTTCTACTGGGTACGGCGCGGCTTCAATCGCGAGGAGATCCTGTGCCGGTGGCGGTGA